The following are from one region of the Pseudazoarcus pumilus genome:
- the yidC gene encoding membrane protein insertase YidC: protein MDHRRLIALLILSFSIVMLWDAWVSEQQAQQPASAPTAAVQSGVPSASSDGSVPTPSAALSDASGADELPQASETAPEAPDAARMTVRTDMVEAEISARGGQIVKLRLLHHDATNDRDQPFVLFDDGVTHRYFAQSGLIGEGMPSHHAVHRLPAEQVSLEAGQDELVLRLPAEVEGDLAVTKVMTFRRGSYVVEVGYELENRSQAPLSTHAYFQFSRDGQPAEAVEVFGVSTFTGPAVYTEEEKFQKIEFVDIDEGDAKFVPRANNGWLAMVQHYFVAAWLPETGVQRENFARKINDNMYAAGVIVPVASIPPGETAIVSTRLYAGPQEQDHLDAIAEGLGLVVDYGWLTMIAAPLFWVLSWFHDLTGNWGWSIILVTILIKAVFFPLSAASYKSMAKMRVLGPRMQRIKELYGHDKPRMQQEVMQMYRTEKINPLGGCLPILVQIPVFIALYWVLLGSVEMRHAPWLGWITDLSAKDPYFVLPVLMGLSMFVQMRLNPAPPDPIQAKVMMALPFVFTIMFLWFPSGLVLYWVVNNILSIAQQWHITRNIEASKKAGKPV, encoded by the coding sequence CGGACGGCTCCGTGCCCACGCCGAGCGCCGCGCTGTCGGACGCCTCGGGTGCCGACGAGCTGCCGCAGGCGAGCGAGACCGCGCCGGAGGCGCCAGACGCCGCGCGCATGACGGTGCGTACCGACATGGTGGAGGCCGAGATCTCGGCGCGCGGCGGCCAGATCGTCAAGCTCCGGCTCCTGCATCACGATGCGACCAATGATCGCGACCAGCCCTTCGTGCTTTTCGACGACGGCGTCACGCACCGTTATTTCGCGCAGAGCGGGCTGATTGGCGAAGGCATGCCGAGCCACCATGCGGTGCACCGGCTGCCGGCCGAGCAGGTTTCTCTCGAAGCGGGTCAGGACGAACTCGTGCTGCGGCTGCCGGCCGAGGTCGAGGGCGATCTGGCGGTGACCAAGGTGATGACCTTCCGTCGCGGCAGTTATGTCGTGGAGGTCGGCTACGAGCTCGAGAACCGCAGTCAGGCGCCGCTTTCGACGCACGCCTATTTCCAGTTCTCGCGCGATGGCCAACCGGCTGAAGCAGTGGAGGTGTTCGGCGTATCCACCTTCACCGGCCCCGCGGTCTATACCGAGGAAGAGAAATTCCAGAAGATCGAGTTCGTCGACATCGATGAGGGCGACGCCAAGTTCGTGCCGCGTGCGAACAACGGCTGGCTTGCGATGGTGCAGCACTATTTCGTTGCGGCCTGGCTGCCCGAGACAGGTGTGCAGCGCGAGAACTTCGCTCGCAAGATCAACGACAACATGTACGCGGCCGGCGTGATCGTTCCGGTGGCGTCGATTCCCCCCGGCGAGACGGCGATCGTGTCCACGCGCCTGTATGCCGGACCGCAGGAGCAGGACCATCTCGATGCGATCGCCGAGGGACTGGGCCTGGTGGTCGATTATGGGTGGCTGACGATGATCGCGGCGCCGCTGTTCTGGGTGTTGTCGTGGTTCCATGATCTGACCGGCAACTGGGGCTGGTCCATCATCCTGGTCACCATCCTGATCAAGGCGGTGTTCTTCCCGCTGTCAGCGGCCAGCTACAAGTCGATGGCGAAGATGCGGGTGCTCGGACCGCGCATGCAGCGCATCAAGGAACTGTACGGACACGACAAGCCGCGCATGCAGCAGGAAGTCATGCAGATGTACCGTACCGAGAAGATCAATCCTCTTGGTGGCTGCCTGCCGATCCTGGTGCAGATTCCCGTCTTCATTGCGCTCTACTGGGTCCTGCTGGGCAGTGTGGAGATGCGTCATGCGCCCTGGCTGGGCTGGATCACCGATCTATCGGCGAAGGATCCGTACTTCGTCCTCCCGGTGCTGATGGGTCTGAGCATGTTCGTGCAGATGCGCCTCAATCCTGCCCCGCCGGACCCGATCCAGGCCAAGGTGATGATGGCGCTGCCCTTCGTGTTCACCATCATGTTCCTGTGGTTCCCGTCGGGTCTGGTGCTGTACTGGGTGGTCAACAACATCCTGTCGATTGCGCAGCAATGGCACATCACGCGCAACATCGAGGCGTCGAAGAAGGCCGGGAAGCCGGTCTGA